tcacatttaaaactccacttccataattacataaaaacttcaataaaatcacataatttcctataactatttccaataattttccatgccaacttgaaccattttcttccatttccaatataaggtccaccacaactacaactagaatacaacataaaattcaactcatcttattcatacaaccttacatacacatgcacacatgcaaacccactttgtaaacttccatattttcataaattctactcatttctacatactacaacataaaccaaccttcataacataataaaaaagaattaattcttacctttttctacaatcttcttcacttgaccaagttgtcaacttgaagaaacaagtgctctttcttccaaaataattacaccaagttgtaaaggacccttgaattagtaggaataccacaagaaaataatttttgggagaagATTTCAAAGGGACAAAAATTGGAGAGCATGGCCGTATGCCATGTCTCCTTTGCTCTTCATTTgtttgtttttctcctcttctaatgttcttgaaacttctatatgtttcaagacaactaaatgaccccttttatttaattatcacatggaaattaattagaatccatgggcttgggacattgtatggccggccacccctcttttgggcctaatttgtctcttcatttttttttgggccaacccggttggtcccgagttgggcctagcccactgacctttcgaccttaaaacgtccatatctccttgtaccgacgtcacctgggaactcacgacctatggttggaaagctaattcaattatctacaccttctatttcttggtatttttccaaattccaaacttataataccgtttttgcccctagaagtcagatcacccgaaaacgttttcttaaaaatattcgtttggagggcttccactttgatttggcccaagggtccttcttgagttgtgtttaacttcacatatgtgattcatatgacttgtcacatattccaaaaaaaatcttgacgtgtgggccccaccccatcttacaaataatccgacgttcaaaatacgggatgtaacactaaCATTGCACACATCTAATATCAAATAGTTGATGAACCTCCTAAGAGCTTAAAGAGAGGATCGATGTTGAGTCGACTTGGCGAGTCAACCTCCATTGATAAGTGCAAAGCTATGATTGAGAGATGTGATCTCGGTGGAGATGGAGTTCTTTAGCTTTGATGAGTTTAAAATTATGATGACAACTTAGGAATTCTGTACACCATAATCTTTATGTACATAAATGTAATTCTTTGGTCAAGTGTTTCTTGTTGATTTGTATAACTTCTTAAGAATCAAGCTTTCAATTTGTATTGCCTCAAATTCAATGTATCAACAACGAAATATCTTGTGATTGATTGTCATTTTATTCTTGAGAAGattcaaaaaaattaaattttcgctGGCTACGTGAAGATAGGAGAACTTGCTGATTTATTCACAAGTGCGTTAAAATGAAAATGGAATTATATCTCTTAAAACGAAGTGAGGTCTAAATTCAGCAAGAcagctacattttttttttggtttcccaccTGGTGTCCTGTACCTGCATTGTATCCCGACTATATCCGGATTCGCGGCGCGTGGGGCCCCATTCGGGGAGAAGCGCTCCCTAGCAAGGATTTTTTCATATCCAGTGCTCGAACACGAGACCACTGGTTAAGAAAAGAGCATCCCCATCcactgcaccacatcctttggtggtgCAAGATAGCTACATTGTGTGATGTTAAAAGACTTCTTTGGTAAGGGGGGATTTTTGGTTTTTAGTTTCGGTTTAAACTTTGATGTCCTTGTATTATTGAAAAAGAGTCAACATTTCGTGAAAAGATGGATTTATTCAAAATAGATAATACATCTCTTTcgggtatatatatcttttgagtGAAAAAAAGAGATATATGATAGAGTTCATCTAACCACATATCAAAGGCACATTCTTCAATCACTCCATATTTTCTTTACCATTTAGATTAGATGTCTAAATAAAAAAAGTTGATTAGTTAAAGGGCAACATGAGTTTGGCCTTTCAGTTGAACTACTATTTTTCTTAGTGTTCAATCTCTAGCAATCTCCACAAGACCACAAATATGTCCTTTTAAATATGAAAATTAACGTCACAAGGGTAAGACTTGAGAGAATTATTTTTCTAAGTTTCCTCTTCTTGTTTTAAGTTGTGCAACCTTCTATTCTCAATTCACAACACAGTTAATATAGATAGAAAATAATGGATTTCGAAGAAGTCAAAGGTATATGATTGACCACTAATCCCATTATTCCAAGTCATTGGAGTTGGGCTCCCACGAATCATCAATTATAAACATGGTGCATGTGATGTGCCTTACATACAATTGCACACATCAAATATCAAATAATTGATGAACCTTACATGAAGTTACTCTCTCCATATTTATTTCTGCATTATGCCTCCACTTAAAAATCAGTGAAGTATCAGCTTCAAAAAATTAAAAGGTATCTTTACAAAGAATTGTTCAATATTGAGACTCCACCAAAGTGTATCGGGCTTCGCAGGGTGAATTTCTTGCTCAGATAGTAGATGACTCGTTCTTTCTTTCAAGTCTCGTCGTGTTGAACCAACACGCATCCAAAAGTATTGTCTGATACCGACAAGTATAGTAATAACGGGCTTCCGGATCTTGGAGGAACTAGCATCGATGGGTTGGAAAGGTACCTCTTAATGGTGTCAAATGCCTTTTGACGCTCTTCAGTCCATTATGTAGAATTGTTCATTATTGAGACCAATTAACAGTAATGTCCCTTGACAATCATAAAATTAAAGCTACAAATAGTCGTCACTTCTCAGAATTAAAATGCCCTTTTGTCACTTCTCCTAACATCAGGTGGTCTAAGTGAAAATTGCACAAatgataaattttcaaaattgaGGTACGTTGGCGAACctagaatttgaagtttatgagtttttataacaatctcaagttaCAGTATTATCAACCTGATtcacaatcaaatatttataaataccTAACAAATTTCGTTATAGAAACTAAAAAAagcccgaccataattggtttggtttgattttagctaaaaaaaagcgaaatcaaaccaaaccaacccgacattacatgtattcaatttttaaaatattttatacataaaaatatttatttgtaatgtaatttataaatatttcttaatttttttcatagtttttcatctattatcatattattcaagcttgaacttcggattttgaatgtgaataagttttatatcctatggatgttagtaactcatataaagtccaaactaaaactaactcaacactaatactaacaaaagaatttcaatttacccatagaaatgacaataatgttggatatctattctttagttttgcataattgatttagagagtgaaaatacagaacttaagtttttttttcttgtcatgtaattaatacttattttagcatgacttagtatttttagattatggtcattttctttatggcttattaattagcaatatttattttaaccgattttattatcttttattgaatattttaatacaatgtcatcactcttctcacattttgtattattttcttatgaaacaccttaattacatagttgtatctaactaggactaaagaaatatttgacgtaaaagttatatgttttgtattaagattattccgaaaaaaaaacccgaataacccgagaaaacccgaggttgaaaaacccgaattttattgatttgatttggtgtataaatttaaaaacccgacacaattaatttaatttaatatttaaaaaatccgaaccagcccgatccatatacacccCTACTTCCCGATAAGGCCACAAAACCATACCTTAGTTCTGTCTCGCGTCATTGTCATCTCTTCACCATTTCTgatttatcaattattttattgTCCTGTTGACCGTCTACTTTTCAAACTTCTACTAAATTATTTTAATCAAGAAATATCCAAATGCCACATTTTTGTTCCTCCATAATTCCCAGGACGAAGTTTCCATAAACGGTAAGCCCACGGTATCTTATCAAATAATTCCACACTCTGGCCTTCAACCCCCAAACTATAAATTACATATCACATTATTCCTCCATCATAATTACAATATCCATTCTTGTTTTCTTTCTAGAtctttcaacaaaaaaaaagtttccATAATTTTCTTTGTTTCAAGTTCAAGCCTTTTTACATTCATATCATTTTCTACTTATATCCAACTTTCttgcaaaacaaaaacaaaaaaacaagtaCACTAAACGCACTTGTAAGCATGTGTATGGCATGAGTTTCTGTTTCCACGGctgaaaaaaaatcttttttatcAAGATTACGCAATATGTTCAATCtcagaagaaagaaagaagagaataagataatgataacaacaacaccaccaacagcTACTACTACTGATCATCGTCTTTCGATCAGTAGTAGTTGTAGTAATAATGGCGAGTTAGAAAGGATATTTACGTACTTTGACGAGGATGGAGATGGAAAGGTGTCACCAGCGGAGCTAAGGAGGTGCATGAAGGCGGTAGGAGGCGAGCTGTCAGTGGAGGAGGCTGAGATGGCGGTGAGGCTGTCGGATTCTGACGGGGATGGGTTGTTAGGATTGGAGGATTTTACAAAGCTAATGGAAGAAGAGAGGAATAAGGAGAGTGAATTGATTGGAGCATTtgaaatgtatgaaatggaaggaaGTGGAGGCTACATTACTCCTAAGAGTTTGAAGAGGATGTTGAGTCGACTTGGTGAGTCAACTTCCATTGATAAATGCAAAGCTATGATTAGGAGATTTGATATCAatggagatggagttcttagcTTTGATGAGTTCAAAACTATGATGACAACTTAGGAGAAGATTTCAAAACCCAAAATATTGCTCCATACTGTATTATTTATGTACATAATTATCTGATCTTAGTTTTGGTCTTGTTTTTTCTTCCTTCTAAAAATAATTGTAATATGATGGGATAATACTCCCACCGTCTCAAAATACTTGTCGTCTTTTTTATTTACTCACCCCTGAAGAAAACATTAATTTGAAGGTATGTTAGAAATCTGTACTCTTTTAAtctttatgtacatatataattcTTTGGCCATGAGCTTCAATTTGATTATTGAAGAATTATGCCGGATATGCATCCATTATTAGTCTAGAGTTGTCAAAACGGGCCAGCCCAATCCAGCCCAAGCCTCACGGGCCAAGGAATTTGAGGGGCTGGGGCATGGGCTGGGGCGGCCAGCCCTTTttgtttttaatatttttttatactaataattttttttcaattAAGTATACCAATTTGTTAACATATTTAATAATATGATTATATGGAAGTAAATAATTCTACGACAACTTATAGCATATTCAACACCTATATATTGTTGAGCACATTTGAATCTGTTTGTGATAAAATTATCGTAATTAACATCTTCATCTTCGTCTACAGCCATATGCAAAATTAATTAGTTAAACATTATTAAATAACTACATTTCAGAAACTAATCAGTATTATTTAAATTCGCTTAATAATATTACCACCTTGAATTTGGTAAAGCTCAGCAACTAATTCGAGTAATAAATTTTGACAATTTCATGATGGATGCAATTTTTATATGCGGTGATTAGATATTTTAGTATTAGGGTACACTTGGTGATTAGGAATTTAGTATTAGGGATTTAACGCTAACTGAGAAAAGTATTGTAAGATACTAAGACTAATTCGATATCACTATTCCTacttttaacttcttttttttattttcttttaaatttcaaattaaattaaatttgCAATCACGAATACAACTTCTGTACTTGGTAATTTAGATTTAAAGCTAGTGAGTAAGATACTAAAATTTAGTATCTTACACAATcttcttttaaatttttaatttaaatAGACTTTTGGCCCACGGGCTGGCCTCGGCCCAGCCTCGATCAAGCCTCAAGGGCCAGCGGGCTGACTTGGGCTGGACTTATAAGCCTCAGTTTAAATGGGCTTAAATAATCTTAGCCCAATCCTATCCTAATAGCGGGTTGGACTGGGCTGGCCTCAAGGGCCAAGCCCATTTTGACGGCTCTAATTATTACAATATATGTGTAGCACTCTTGATAATTTTCGCCAAGTTTTTTAAGCGATCCAACGAATACAGAAAATATCGTTTCAAGGATTAATAGAGAAAGTGCAGCTCATTATTTTTTGTCCTAAAAGCAGTAATAAGGATTCTTATTTGAAGAGAAATTACTTTGACTTTTGAGAAAATTGAAATTGGAGAAGACTCCATATTCATATAACATTCTATTTCGCTTAATTATAGCATTATCTTGACTAATGAGAAATATTTATTTTCGTTTTCCTCTAGATTTCCTCTTCTTGTTTTACATTTCTTCTAAGTTgtctgacctttttttttttttttttttgcctattTTTCATCCTCAAATAATATTAAGATACATAGTAGAAAATAATATGAACTTCGAAGATGTCAACGTTCTAATGTTGACCCCAATTAATCACATGAATCCAAGTCATCGGAGTTGGGCTCCTATGAATCAATTATAGATATAGTACACATGTGATTTGCCTTATATACAATTGCACACATCAAATATCAAATAATTGATGAACCTTACATATGAAGTTACTCTCTCCATATTTTATTTCTGCATTATGCTTCCATTTAAAAATCAGTCAAGTATATATCAACTTCCAAAAAATTTAAAGGTATCAGTACAAAGAATTCTTCATTATATTGAGACCAATTAACCGTAATGTCCCTTGACACACATAAAAGTTACTAATAGGAGTCACTTTTCAAAACTAAGAGTAGcatatttggccaagcttctaaaatcagcttattacGAAAAGTATTTTGGTGAAAAACAGTTTGtatttgaccaattaatttaaaaagtgcttttgagctgcaattagtgtttgactaaacttttaaaaagtgtttctaagtgtatttttctcaaaagtgatTTTGGgcaaagctattttttttaacttctgaAAAACGGTTTCTGCTACTCCCCAGTACTTATTTTCcctcaaaagcttggccaaacaactcacttttttaaaataagtacttaaccagcttataagcactttttgGCTTATCTTCGCGTTTGGTAAAAataaaagtgcttataagctaaaaataagTCATAAGTCATAAGTTGGTCTTCCCCAACTTattatttttaagcttctaagcACTTTTAGTTTGACCAAGACTTATACTATTTTATCCCTAATATTATTTCATAATTCCTGAAATACTTTTACTCTAATAAAACCTTAACCCTCTCCATCACGTCACTTCCTCACCCCACGTCTTTAAAACCCAGCAGCTCTCCTCTACCAACATTAAAAACATACGAAAATTTTAGAAAATCAAGGAGATAATACCCTTGGATGGATGCTCGTGATTTGATTGCTCAAAATATGCATAATAGTTGAATGGTTTGATTTAAGTAGAAATAAACAGAA
The sequence above is a segment of the Lycium barbarum isolate Lr01 chromosome 6, ASM1917538v2, whole genome shotgun sequence genome. Coding sequences within it:
- the LOC132599517 gene encoding putative calcium-binding protein CML19 is translated as MFNLRRKKEENKIMITTTPPTATTTDHRLSISSSCSNNGELERIFTYFDEDGDGKVSPAELRRCMKAVGGELSVEEAEMAVRLSDSDGDGLLGLEDFTKLMEEERNKESELIGAFEMYEMEGSGGYITPKSLKRMLSRLGESTSIDKCKAMIRRFDINGDGVLSFDEFKTMMTT